TGGCTGGAGTAACTGACCGTTGAAGACGATATGTGCATTTCTCGAGAGCGGCAGCTTGAATTACGCTGGACGCCGAATTTGACGGTGGATTACTTCGCCTGGAGAACAAATCTTATATCCATATACTTGTATGTACGACTATACTGGACTTGCGATGTAGATGATAGAGCTTGTTTACAAAAAGTAGTACCGCTGGCTTATCGCCTTCACGGGGTTCCGCGAAGGTTTAGAACATGGTTAACTAGAGTTTGCGTTCAGCGTGGAGTCGATGAAAGGGCAGCAATGGTTAGTACGATAGCGGCACGAAGACTCATAAATTCAGGCCTGGTGATCGAGTATCCGTTGGTAACAGTGGAAGATGGTCGCATCAGCCAGATAGCCAGTCTGAATGCCGCTGATCATGAACGGGTGCAGGCAACACATAGCTTTCGTGAGGCCACCCTGGTACCAACGTATGTCGACATACATATTCATGGTTGCGCTGGACACGACGTTATGGAAGCCGACTCGAAGGCGCTAAACGCGATTGGATCCTACCTTTCCAGCCGTGGCGTCGGAGCATACTTTCCAACTACAGTGACGTCTCCGACGGACGAGACTCTACGCTCTTTGACGGGACTCGCGATTGAGATCAGGCGGTGGGCTGAGTCTGCCGGCCATGGTGCTACTCCGTTAGGGATACATCTGGAAGGGCCGTTTCTCTCGCATTTGAAGCGTGGTGTACATACGGATGCCTTGTTGGAAGCGCCATCTATCTCACTCTTCGATCGTTTCTGGCAGGCAGCAGAGGGCCAAATTCGCCTTATGACGATTGCTCCCGAGTTGCCCGGAGCGATTGAATTGATCGCGCACGCAACTGCACTGGGGGTTCGTTGCAGCATGGGACATAGTGACGCCAAGGTCTGCGAGGCAGAGGCGGCCTTTATAGCTGGAGCGCGTTCCGCGACCCATACATTCAATGCAATGCGGGCTATCGACCATCGAGAGCCCGGACTAGCGGCCTATGTGCTGGACAAGCATTCTCTGTTTGCCGAGATTATCTGTGACGGCATTCATGTAGACCCCTTAATGGTTCGGCTGTTCTTCAAAGCCAAA
The nucleotide sequence above comes from Tunturibacter empetritectus. Encoded proteins:
- the nagA gene encoding N-acetylglucosamine-6-phosphate deacetylase, with amino-acid sequence MIEYPLVTVEDGRISQIASLNAADHERVQATHSFREATLVPTYVDIHIHGCAGHDVMEADSKALNAIGSYLSSRGVGAYFPTTVTSPTDETLRSLTGLAIEIRRWAESAGHGATPLGIHLEGPFLSHLKRGVHTDALLEAPSISLFDRFWQAAEGQIRLMTIAPELPGAIELIAHATALGVRCSMGHSDAKVCEAEAAFIAGARSATHTFNAMRAIDHREPGLAAYVLDKHSLFAEIICDGIHVDPLMVRLFFKAKERDRIILVTDGMSATGMPDGTYMLGDMNVEVRDGRCTSDGVLAGSVLTLDRGVQNLMNFTGANLGTAVAAASRNPSRLMGIDDSWGSLEEGRTANIAVLSSSAEVIQTFLSGRSMIA